The Hyphomonas sediminis genome contains the following window.
TCCTCATGCCCTATATTCAGCATGCATTTGACGATGACGTAGCCGTTCTCGGTTAGGTGTTTTTCGAAGGCGTTGATCTGATCGTAGCGCTGCTCGATGTCTGCTGCAGGCGCAAGGCTGCGGACCTTGGCGACCAGAACATCTTCATAGTGCGAACGATCAAAGATGCCGACATGCCCGCGCCGGGGCACCGCGTTGTGCACGCGCCACAGATAATCCCGCGCCAGCTCCTCGCTGCTGGGCGCCTTGAACGCCTTCACTTCCATCCCCAGTGGCGTGGTATCTTTGAAGACGGATTTGATTGTTCCGGACTTGCCGGCCGTATCCATCCCCTGCAGCACGACGAGCAGCGCACGCTTCCCTTCGGCGTAGAGCTTGTCCTTCAGCTCGTTGATGCAGGCCGCATCCTTCTTGAGGCTGGTCTCGGCCTCCTCCTTGTTCGGGAACAGCGCCTTGTCTTCAGTGGAAAGGTCCTTAAGCACAAAAGGCTTACCTGGGCGTGCAATCAGCGCCTTGCGGACGTCAGCGATAGTCGGAATGGCCAAGAATATCTCCCGGAATAAGAAAAGGCCGCACCAGTCTGGCGCGGCCTTCCCAAAAGTTCAAGAAATTCAGTCGCCTTACGACGAATAGAACTCGACCACCTGGGCCGGTTCCATTTTCACCGGATACGGCACATCGGCGAGAGCCGGGATGCGCTTATAGGTGGCAGTCATCGCTTTGGGGTCGACTTCCACATAATCCGGAATGTCA
Protein-coding sequences here:
- a CDS encoding polyphosphate kinase 2 family protein; protein product: MAIPTIADVRKALIARPGKPFVLKDLSTEDKALFPNKEEAETSLKKDAACINELKDKLYAEGKRALLVVLQGMDTAGKSGTIKSVFKDTTPLGMEVKAFKAPSSEELARDYLWRVHNAVPRRGHVGIFDRSHYEDVLVAKVRSLAPAADIEQRYDQINAFEKHLTENGYVIVKCMLNIGHEEQGVRLKERLQEEHKLWKFNPGDLDDRALWPQFMDAYETAINRCSTKHAPWHIIPADSRTRRNAMIARLVRGALEEMDLKWKDPGHDPGSYEI